The Gammaproteobacteria bacterium genomic interval CACCCCGCCACAAACCAGAGGCCGCGCCCGCAGCGCGGCCTCTATTGCTTCACTTCAATCTCGTAGATGGCCGGCCAGTTTTTGCCGGTGACGAACAGGCGGCGTGCTTTGCTGTCCCAGGCGATGCCGTTGGCGACGCCCGCCTGCACCTGTTCGCGGGCTTTGCGGAACAGCGGCGTCAAGTCCAGTTCGGCCTGCACGACGCCGTCTTGCGGGTTGATGACGACGACGCGGCTGCTCAGGTACACATTGGCGTACACGCGGCCCTCAATCCACTCCAGTTCGTTCAGACGTTTGACCGGGCGGGCGCCGTCGGTCACCGTTATGCGCCGCACCTCGCTGAAATCGGCGGGGTCGCGGAAACTCAACTCCGCCGAGCCGTCGCTCATGATCAGATGGCGCCCGTCGTGCGTCAGCCCCCAGCCCTCGCCGCTGTACGACATCGTGCCCGCTGGTTCCAGCGTGGCGGCGTCGTAGAGCAGCGCCTGCCCCGCGCGCCAGGTCAACTGGTAAAGACGCTCGCCGACCAGCGCCAGCCCCTCGCCGAACAGGTGGTCGGCCAGCGCGCGCTCCTGCCGCACCTCGCCGCTTTCAAGGTCGAGAATCGCGACCGATGATTGCCGGTAACGCCCGCTGCTTTCCATCAGCGCGCCGTCGTGCACAACCAGCCCCTGCGTGAAGGCGCGAACGCGGTGCGGGAAAGTGCCGACGACGGTGTAGTCGAGCGAAACCGGCGCGGCGCCCGCCCCGGCCACCGCCGCCAGCCAGCACAGCAAAACCAGGCAGATTTTTGTCGGACCTTTCATCGAGCCTTCCGTCGGCCTTTCATTCGGCCTCTCGCCAAGCCTTTCATCCGGTCTTGCGCCGGGCCTCGCCGGGAACCTTCCGCCGGGGCTTTCATCAAACCCTTTGTCAGACTTCTTGTCGGGCAATCCATCCGCCAATTCTACCAACCCGCCGCGCAATGACATGGAAAATCCGCCAATGCTGGTATAGTGCGCTGCGGGATGCGTAACATAGAAACCCTGATCAGCGCGCAGTACATCGTGCCGGTGAGGCCGCGCGGCGAGGTGCTGCACGACGGCGCCGTGGCGGTGGACAAGGGCCACATCGTCGGCGTGATGCCGCGCCTGCAAGCGCTGGAAAAATTCCGCGCCGAAGAGCAGGTGCACCTTGCGCGCCACATCCTGCTGCCCGGGCTGATTAACGCCCACACCCACTCGCCGATGAGTCTGTTCAAGGGCGTCGGCGGCGGGCTGCCGATGCGGCGCTGGCTGCACGAGTGCATCTTCCCGCTGGAGCGCGACTTCCTGACGCCGCAGTTCGTGCGCGACGGCGCCGAACTCGCCATCGCCGAGATGATACGCGGCGGCGCCACCTGCTTCAACGACATGTATTACTTCCCGGAGGACATCATTGATGTCGCCTGCCACGCGCGCATCCGCATCTGCTGCGGCCTGACAGTGCTTGAGTTTGCAACCGCCTACGCCGCCGGCGCCGACGAATACATCGGCAAGGGGCTTGAGGTGCGCGACCAGTACAAGGACGACGGGCGCGTTCACTTCATGTTCGCGCCGCACGCGCCCTACACGGTGTCGGACAAGACGCTGATGCGCATCCGCACTTACAGCGACGAACTCAACCTGCCGGTGCACATCCACCTGCACGAGACCGCCGGCGAGATTGCCGACAGCATCAAGGAATTCGGCGTGCGCCCGATGGCGCGGCTCGACCAACTCGGGCTGGTTACGCCGGCGCTGCGCGCCGTCCACATGACGCAACTGACGGAGGATGAAATTGCGCTGCTCGCCGAGCGCAACGCGCAGGTCCTGCACTGCCCCGAATCAAACATGAAACTGGCGTCCGGCATCTGCCCGGTGCGAACGCTGCTGGAGCACGGCGTCAATGTCGCGCTCGGCACCGACGGCGCGGCCAGCAACGACGACCTTGATATTCTCGGCGAGATGAGAACCGCCGCACTGCTGGCCGGTGTTGCCGGCGGCGGCGGCAAAGGCGTCGGCAGCAATAACAACGGCGACGGTAGCAGCAACGATGGCAACAGCGGCAACGGTGACAGCGCCAGCGGCAGTGGCGACAGCGACAACGCCGTCTTCAACCCCGCCACCGCGCTCGAAATGGCCACCATCAACGGCGCCACCGCGCTCGGCCTCGGCGAGGTTGTCGGCTCCATCGAGAAAGGCAAGGCGGCGGATTTTGCGGCGGTTCAATGCGACGGCATTGAAGCCGTGCCGGTGTACGACGCCATCGGCCACCTGGTCTATTCGGCCAGCCGCAGCGAGGTCAGCGATGTCTGGATTGCCGGGCAGCGCGTGCTGCGCGACCGCGTTCTGACTACAATAGACGAACAGGCGCTGCTGAAAAAAAGCGCCGGGTGGCGGCGCAAGATCGCCGTCGCCGCGGCGCGGGCGCGCCAGCCAAACCAAGCGACGCAATGAACACCAACATTGACCCCGCCGAACTCGGCAAATTCGAGGCCAGCGCGTCGCGCTGGTGGGACGCCGGCGGCGAATTCAAGCCGCTGCACATCATCAACCCGCTGCGCCTCGACTACATTGACGAGCGCGCGCCGCTCAGCGGGCGGCGCGTGCTCGACGCCGGCTGCGGCGGCGGCCTGCTGAGCGAGGCGATGGCGAAACGCGGCGCCGCCGTCACCGGCATTGACCCGGGCCGCACGGCCATCGAGGTCGCGCAACTGCACGCGCGCGAATCGCAACTCGACATCGCCTACCTGTGCACCGACACCGGGCAACTGGCTGACGAACAACCGGCGCAATACGACACCGTAACCTGCATGGAACTGCTGGAACATGTGCCCGACCCGGCGGCGCTGGTGCGCGCCTGCGCGCAACTCGCAAAGCCGGGCGGCGATGTGTTTTTCTCGACCATCAACCGCAGCCCGAAAGCCTGGCTGCTGGCCATTGTCGGCGCCGAATATGTGCTCGGCCTGCTGCCGAAAGGCACGCACGACTACCACAAACTGCTGCGCCCGTCGGAACTGGAGGAATTCGCGCGCAGCGCCGGCCTCGCCGTCCGCGACCTCTCCGGCATGCGCTACAACCCGCTGACAAACACGCCGTCGCTGGTCTCCGATGTCGGCGTCAACTATCTCGTGCATTGCCGCAAAGAAACATGACGCGCGCGGTGCTGTTCGACCTCGACGGCACGCTGGCCGACACCGCCGACGACCTCGCCGCCGCGCTGAACCGCCTGCTGCAAGAGCAACAGCGCCCCGAAAAACCGGCGGCGGTGCTGCGCCGCGAGGCGTCGCGCGGCGCGCGCGCGATGGTGCGGGCGGGCTTCGGCAATTCAACCGGCGACGACGAATTCGAACAACTGGTGTCGCGCTTTCTGACCATTTACGCGGCGCATCTGCACGACCGCACGCGCCTGTTCCCGGCGGTTGAGCAAACACTGCAAACGCTGCGCGGCAACGGCGTGCGCTGGGGCGTCGTCACCAACAAGGGCGGCCACCTGGCCGAGCCGCTGCTGCGCTATCTCGGCATTCTGGAGGCGGCGGACTGCCTCGTGTACGGCGACACGACAAGCCACAAGAAACCGTCGCCGGAACCGCTGCTGTTCGCCGCGCGCGAACTCGGCCTGGAAACGCGCGACTGCGTCTATGTCGGCGACGACCTGCGCGACATCGAGGCGGCGCGCGCCGCCAACATGCCGGTGCTGGCCGCGGCCTGGGGCTACCGCCCGCAAGAAGAGGACATCACGCAATGGGACGCCGACGGCGTGCTCGACAGCGTCGCCGAACTGATTCCGTGGCTTGAAACGCGCGCTGGCTGACACCGGTGGAAGTTAGCAACCAGTTCGGGGACACATAACAGAAGCCTCTCATTGAGCACAGCAAATATCCCGAATTGCTTGTTAGTTGCTTTCTTCAAGGGATTGAAGATACATCTCAACCTCCTTCCTCATTTTTTCCAGAACGCCCTTTTCACTGTCTGGATTATCAAAACCTTCCAGAATTGTTTCCATGGCCAAAGAAGCATATTTTATTTTTGATTTTTTCGTTTTCAGCTTCTCTGCCTTCTCCAAGTGGGCTTTCGCACCATTGGTGTAAAAGTTGGTATTGAACTTTTGGAAACATTCGCTGACAGCATCATCTATCTCCGCCATTGTTTCATGCGTGACAAGCCTCGAATAGTCACATTTTATTTCCTCATAAGAAGATTTCACCAGTGCCATTCGAGACTCTGCTGTTTTTCTCTTTTTACTTGTCAGGGATATTTCAATCGAGTCTCTAAGAATTTGAAGGCGCCTAATCAGAGCAAAATGAGAAAAACTGATTTTTTCAGCGTCACGATTTAATTTTCTTGCCTCATTGGGGGGAAGTTTATTGTGCAATACATACAAAACCAATTCATTAAACTCATCTTCTTCTTGTCGGGCTGACAGGACACTCCAGGCAATTATTCCTATCAAAAAAATAATTCCTATCAGAATAATGCCACCCCATCCTATCCATGCACCCACCAGGGCGACCAAAGCCACAATGCCCAGTATTCCATTTTCATTTTTTTTCATGATTCATTCTTTTCATAAGTGCGTGTTCCAGACAGAGATAATCTGCAACGGAGCATAACAAATCGCTCAGCGAACTGGCGAGCTGATTTTTGTATAAGGCACAGCTCGGCTGAACTCATTAAGGTCGCAGATTGTCCAGAGATATATTTGGGGTAACAGTTATGAAACATCAGGCCATATTTTGTTGATATGCCCAGCCAATGTTGAGGCGCGTTTGGCAATTGCGCTCTCGTCCCAATTTTCCTTTTTGGAAATATCGCGATTCAGCGCAAGCAGGGACCCGGCCAACTGTTCTTTTTTACCCTCCCACGGCCCATTGCTAAGACTGGAGTTCAAGGGGGTTGTTACAAGTGTAAGGTTGCCAAATGTATTTATTAACTGTTGGCGTTTCTGAATAAGTTTCTGAGTTTCCTCATCAAGATGCTCGCCACGCAACTTCTCTAAAGGGCCGTAACTTTCGCTCGGCGCTATAGAGCCATTTGACAATGCCCAGTTTTCTGCCCATTTTCGCGGCATAATATGCTCAATTGAAAGATTAGGCACGGATACATCCTCATCAAACTTATTTCTCATTTCCTTCTCTATGTTCTCAAAAATATATCTGAGCTTCTCTCGGGATATTACCGTATAAGCTTGGGACTGCTCACATGCCAAAAAAACATCTCTGTCATGAGGCATCCTAGACGCATCCCCGCTCAGGGATTGCAACTGATTCATGAACGCTTCGACAATATTTTCTTTCCTTCGCGCTTCACGGATAAGACCTGCGACTATCTTGTTATAGTTTTTAGATGTCAAGCCACATATTTCGCGCCGCACAATATAATTCTCAATGATGGAAAACATCTTGCATTTGCCATCATCATTTACTGAACTGGAGTCAATCCACAGCACCACTGGATGAAAAGAGGACAAATCCCAAGTCCGCAAAACGCTCGCTATGCGGTTGGTAATTGCCCCCTCTGGCCTTTCTTCCAAAGCACGATAAGTTCTCCCGTAATCCAGCAGAACATTCAGTTCGTTTTTCACAGAATCGAATGACCGTTCACGCGCATAGTTTTGGTATTCAGTGGCAATCTTCCTGATATTGACTTCTTTTTCTGTTTCAGCGACCACCACATGAGCAATAAAATGATCGGCCCGGGCTTTCTTGAAACGCCCCTGCTTGACAAGCTTATTCCAGAAATCCTGTTCAAATTCTCTCCATTGCTCATTGAAGAGTTGCTCCTCATCTGCCTCCTCCTTAAGGGCGCGATGGAATATATCGTTTCGGATTAAGTCAAATGGCGCCAGTGGCTCTGCCTTGCCATTAAGAGAGGCGAAAATTTCTTGTGCATCGTCGTTCTCATGCAGATGAATCGTAACTATCCTGAAGCCATTCAAGAAACCACGCATTAGCGCATCAATAACTTTCTCTATGGTTTCCCCTTCTTCCTGATGTCTTATGCGAACAAAGAATAAAATCTCCGCATACAGAAAAAAGTAAGCCTGCAGTAGCTTCGGCACATCCTTGTCTTTTTTTAGCCGGCCATTTTTATAGAAATACTGCTTTTCATGCTGGCGCAATTCTTTTAGTTTGAGGGAGGCGACTTTTTTGTACAGGTCCCTGTCATAGGCGGATGGCCACAATTTAAACCGTTCACGCTCCGGATTACGTGCCGCTTTCCCAAGTGTGTTAAACAGATAGGTGTTTATAGCGTCATCCAAATCATCGTAACCCAGTTCGCGCGCTGCTTCTCTGAGGGAAGCGAGCATTAACTGGAACGTTGTGATGCGTTGTTGCCCATCAACTAAATATCGTTGAGGGATTACGCCAAAACCCGGGCTTTTAGGCTTTGAACAAATTATGGCGCCAAAATAGTGCGGGAATAATGTTGCCCCTTTTAGAATCGCCAGCGTCTGATCCCGCCAGTCTTCCCAAAGGCCAGGTATTTGCTCTCCTTTGCCAGATTTCCAAGCATAATGTCGCTGGTAAACCGGTACCAACCACTGTTGCCTTTCCTGCAAGACTTCGTCCAAAGAATTTACATGTGCGTCCATCTCACCTCCCGCATTACTTTAAAATGACACGACATTTAGTGTTAATCAGACTAATTAATTCTTAATGAAAAACCGGTCAGGACGGCGCAGTGTCGTCCGGCAGGCGCGGGGTGGTGTCCTGCCATTCTTCCGGGAGGGGTTTGGGCGAATGGACGCCAAGATCGCGCAGCATCTCGGTCTGGCGGACGACACTGCCCCTGCCGTCTTTCAGCCGGTTGGCGGCCTGGTCGTAGGCGTCGCGGGCGGCGCCGATGCGCTCGCCGACCTTTGTGAAAGATTCGAGAAACAGCATCACCTTGTCGTACAACTCGCCGCCGCGGTGCGCGATTTTCTCGGCGTTGACATTGCGCCGCTCAACGCGCCACAGGTTGGCGATGGTTCGCAGCGCCAGCAGCAGCGTTGTCGGCGTCGCCAGGATGACGCGGTTTTTCATCGCGTAGTTGGTAATCTCCATGTCCTTCTCCATGACGACGGCGAACGACGCCTCAATCGGCATGAACATGATGACAAAGTCGAGGTTGGCGCCGACGGCGGCGGGGTAGCGCTTGTCGCCGAGGTCGCTGATGTGGCGGCGCACCGCCTGCAAGTGGCGTTGCAGCGCCTGTTCGCGCACCGCCTCGTCTTCGGCGTTGACATACTCGATGAAGTCCGTCAGCGACACCTTGGAATCAATGATGACGCGCTCGTCCGACGCCGGCATCCGCACGATGACATCGGGGCGCAGGCGCTCGCCGTCGCCGCCGGTGACGGACGGCTGGCGGTCGTACTCGTGCCCCTCGCGCAGGCCCGAATTCTCGAGGATGGTCTCAAGCACGCTCTCGCCCCACGCGCCCTGCTTCTGCTTCTCGCCTTTCAGCGCGTGCGTCAGGTCGTTCGCCTCTTTTGAGATTTTCAGCGCCGCGTCGTTCATCGCGTTGAACTGGGTCAGCAGGTTCTGCCGCTCGCGCGCGGTCTCGGTCTTCAGCGTGTCAAACGAGTCCTTGAAGTCGCGGATGTCCTTCTTCAGCGGGTTCAGCAGGTGCCCCATCTCCTCGCGGTTGGTTTCGCGGAAGCGGTCGCTGTGGCGCTGGAACGCATCCTGCGTCAACATCCGCACCGCGTCTTTCATGCGGTTCTCGAACTCGCCCTGCTCCCTGAAACGCTCGGCCTGGCCGCACTTCTCGGTCTCAAGCCGGGCGATGGTGGCGACCTGCTCGCGCCCGCTTTCTTCCGCCGTTTTCAACTTCGCCTCGAGTTCACCGATGCGCGCCTCGCGCCCGGCGGCGGCGCCCGCCAGCGCGGTTTCGGCGGCGGCGGCCTTGTCGGCGCGCGCCTTTTCCTCGGTCATGCGCCAGAACAGCAGCACGCAGCCGCCCAGCGCCAGCACCGCGACAACGCCCAATATCGTCATGAAATCCATCGTGAATGTCCCGCTGTTATGGTAGCACGCCCGTTTCTTATTCGGGTGTGCCGGGCTTGTCGGGCGTATCAGATGTGCCGGGTGTGTTGTGCGTGCCGGGCTTGTCGGATGTGCCGGATTCGCCGGGCTTGCCGGACTCGCCGGACGCGCCGGTGTCCGGGCGGCGTCTCATCTGCGGGAACAGGATGACATCGCGGATGGAAGGCGCGCCGGTCAGCAACATCACCAGCCGGTCAATGCCGATGCCTTCGCCGGCGGTCGGCGGCAGGCCGTATTCAAGCGCCTCGATGTAGTCGGCGTCGTAGTACATGGCCTCGTCGTCGCCGCCGGCGCGTTCGCGCGCCTGCTCGCGGAAGCGCAGGCGCTGGTCGTCGGCGTCGTTCAGTTCCGAGAAGCCGTTCGCAACTTCAAGGCCGGCGATGAACAGTTCAAAGCGGTCGGCCACTTCCGGGGCGTCGTCATTGCGCCGCGCCAGCGGCGACACCGCGGTCGGAAACGCGGTGATGAAGGTCGGCTGCTCCAGGCGCGGCTCAACGGTTTTCTCGAACAACTCCAGTTTCAATTTGGCAACACTGCCGGCGGCGGCGGCATCGCGGACACCAGCATCGGAGGCAACGCCAGCAACAGCGGCGTTTGCGCCGACGCCGACATCAGCCAGCGCCTGCACAAGGCGCGCCGGGTCTTGCAATGCGGCGGCGTCAAGCGCCGGGTTGTGGCGCAGGATGGCGTCGTCGAAGCGCAGTTCGTCAAAAGGGCCGGAGAAGTCGAGGCGCCTGCCGTCAAACTCGACGACCGGGCCGCCGCAAACCTCGTCGCAGACGCGGCGCAGCAGGTCGCCGGTCAGTTGCATCAGGTCGCGGTAGTCGGCGTATGCCTGGTAGAACTCCAGCATCGTGAATTCCGGGTTGTGGCGCGCCGACACGCCCTCGTTGCGGAAGTTGCGGTTGATCTCGTACACCTTCTCCAGGCCGCCGACCACCAGCCGCTTCAAATACAACTCCGGCGCGACGCGCAGGTACAGCGGCATGTCCAGCGCATGGTGGCGCGTGACAAACGGGCGCGCCGCGGCGCCGCCGGGCAGCGGCTGCATCATCGGCGTTTCAACCTCGAGAAAGCCGCGCCGGTTCAGGTCGTCGCGGATGGCGGCGACGATGCACGACCGCTTGCGGAAAATCTCGCGCGCGCCGCCGCCGGCAATCAGGTCGAGGTAGCGTTTGCGGTGGCGCGTCTCGATGTCGGCGAGGCCGTGAAATTTCTCCGGCAGCGGATGCAGCGACTTCACCAGCAGCCGCAAACGCTCGACGCGCACGCTCAACTCGCCGGTTCTGGTGCGCGTAACGAGGCCCACGGCGCCGACGATGTCGCCGACATCCAACGTCTTGAAGCGCCGGTAATCATCGTCGCCGGCGACGGCGGCGCTCAGCATCAACTGAATGTCGCCGCTCATGTCGCGCAGCACCGCGAAACTGGTCTTGCCCATGACCCGCTTGCCGACCAGGCGCCCGGCGACGCGCACGCGGGTTTGCGCGGCCTCCAGCGCGTCCCGGTCGAGCGCGCCGCAGTCGCGGTGCAGGTCGGCGGCGACGGCGTCGCGGCGGAAGTCGTTCGGGTAGGCGCCGCCTTCGGCGCGCAACGCCTCCAGTTTACGGCGGCGCTCGGCGGACAATTTGTCGGTGTCACCGCCCATTCAGAACCCCCGCTTCAGGTTGCCTGCGCCGCCGCCCATCCGAATCCTCTGCTTCAAGTTGCCGCTGTCGCCGCCCATTCAAACCCCCTGCTTCAAACTCTTCTCGATGAAAGGCGTGATGTCGCCGTCGAGCACCGCCTGCGTGTTGCCGGTCTCGTGGCCGGTTCGCAAGTCCTTGATGCGCGACTGGTCGAGCACATACGAGCGTATCTGGCTGCCCCAGGCGATGTCGGCCTTGGCCTCCTCGATGGACTGCTGTTCGCCGCGCTTCTTGCGCATCTCGAGTTCGTAGAGTTTGGCCTTCAACTGCTTCATCGCCATGTCGCGGTTCTTGTGCTGCGAGCGGTCGTTCTGGCACTGCACGACGATGTTCGTCGGCAGGTGGGTGATGCGCACCGCCGACTCGGTCTTGTTCACATGCTGGCCGCCGGCGCCGCTCGCGCGATAGACATCCACGCGCAGGTCGGCGGGGTTGATCTCAATCTCAATCTCGTCGCTGACTTCCGGCGACACGAACACCGCCGCAAACGAGGTGTGGCGGCGGTTGCCGGAATCAAACGGCGATTTCCGGACCAGGCGGTGCACGCCGGTCTCGGTGCGCAACCAGCCGTAGGCGTAGTCGCCCTTCACATTGACGGTCGCGCTCTTGATGCCGGCGACCTCGCCGGGCGACGCCTCGATGACCTCGGCGGCGAAGGCCCTTGATTCGGCCCAGCGCAGATACATCCGCAGCAGCATCTCGGCCCAGTCCTGCGCCTCGGTGCCGCCCGAACCGGCGGTGATGTCGAGAAATGCGTTGTTGAGATCGCTGTCGCCGGCGAACATGCGCCGGAATTCCATGTCGGCGACCTCGTCGGCCAGTTCGCCGAGGTCGCCCTCTATCAGCGCGGCGGTGTCGGCGTCGTCTTCCTCCTCGGCCAGCGCCAGCAGTTCGCCGCTGTCGCCGAGGCGTTTTTCAAGCGAATCAATGCCGCGGAGGACGCGCTCCAGCGCGACGCGCTCCCTGCCGAGTTGCTGCGCGCGGTCGGCGTCCTGCCAGACACCGGGGTCTTCCAGTTGGCGGATGATTTCCTCGTAACGGGCGCGCTTGTTATCGTAGTCAAAGATACCCCCTCAGCGCCCGGGTGCGCTCGACCAGGTCACGAAGGCTGTGTTTGATCGGGTTGATTTCCATGCGCGGGCGCCCTCAGGCGACGATGTTTTCGGTGATCAGTTCGCGCGCCTTTGCGCGGTCGTCCACCGACAGCGCCACCGTCGAGTAATTGCCGCGGCGGCTCAGTATGTGGATGCTGCGAATGCGGATGCCGGCGTTGCTCAGCCGCTCGGCCACCCTGGCGAGCGCGCCCGGCTCGTCGCGCAACTGGATGATCAGCGCGTCGTCAATGACCGCCTTGAACGACTCGCGCCGCAGCACGCGCAGCGCCTCGTCGGACTGGTCGGTGCTCAGCACAATCAGGCCGTGGGCGCCGTGGCTGTCGGCGTCGAGGGTTTCGATGTTGATGTCGTTGTCGGCGAGCACGCGGCTGATTCTGGCGATGACGCCGGTGCCCTCCTCGACGACGATGACAATTCTTTTCATGAGCAATCCCCCTGTTGCAGCGCCAGCGCGCAGTCGGCGACAATCGCGTCCACCGTGTCGCGGGTGACATGCGGCATCGTGATAATGTGCGCGATGTCGCGGTAAACCGCAATCTGCCATTTTTCCGTGACGCTCTTCGGCGGCCTCGGAAACACCACCGTCAGCGAATTCTTGTGGCGCCACGCCGGTATTCCGTTGTCGTCGAAACGCGCCACCGCGTAGTCGGCGACCGCCAGCGCGGCGGCGACCGTCTGCCGGAAACCGGACAGGCCGTTGCGTTTCAGCGCGTACCATAATATCAAAGGCGTGAACGCATTGCGCGAGCCGGACAGCGTGGTGTCGAGAACGCCGACATACTCGATGGCGCGCGAGATGCGCGCGACGGAATCGCGCTTCGCCAGCACGATGCCGCACGGCAGCGGCGCGCCGATCATCTTGTGGCCGCTGACGGCGACGCTGTGGTAGCCGTCCTCGAAGCGGTGGGGCTGCGGCTCGTCAACGAACGGCAGTATCATGCCGCTCAGCGCGGCGTCGGCGTGGATGTAGTAGTCGGTCATCGCGAGGTCCCTGAAAATCCCGCGGATGCGGCGCACATCGTCCACCGCGCCCTTCATCGTCGTGCCGATGTTGGCGAGCACGATGCCGGGAACATCGCGGTGGATGCGCACCGTCTCACGGAGGTCGTCGTAATCTATCTCGCCGTTTTCGCGGCTTTTGATCATGATGCTGCGCGTGTTCAGGATGTGCATCGTCTTGAGCACGCTGTAATGCGTGTCTTCGGAGAAATACACCAGGCCGTCCGGGTACAGTTCGCGCGCCAGATAGAGGCCGTACATGTTGCCCTCGGTGCCGCCGTGGGTGACATAGCCCCAGCAGCGGTCCGGCTCCATGCCCATCAGGTAGGCGAAGCCGTTGACGACCTCGCGCTCGAATTCGTGCGTGTTGACCCAGAAGTTGCTGTTGTGGAACGGGTCGCCGACATTGTTGATGGACAGGCCCAGAAAGCGGTACAGTTCCGAGTAATCAAACAACTGGTTGCAGGGGTAGCCGGCCTGGGTGGCGGCGGCGTCTTGCAGGTGGCGGTGGAGTTCGTCCAAGCGCTGTGTCACCTGGTCGGGCGTTTTGCGGGCGGTGTCCATGGGAGTCTATTATAATGGAAGCGCGCACCGCGCCCGCCACCCCCGACCCCATGTCCGACCCCATGCCTGACACTTCCGACCAGACCGAGCACATCCTGTTTCTGACCGGCAAACTCGCGCGCCCAAGCCTGCTGAAGGTGCTGGAACAGATGCAGCCCGGCGAATTCACCTACACCGTGCGCGATTTGGGGTTGAATGTCGCGGCGCTGATGACGATGGCGGTTATCGAGCGCCGCCTGACCGACACCTTCGGCGCCGACCGCATCGTGCTGCCGGGGCGGTTTCGCGGCGACCTCGACGCGCTGGCGGCGCGCTTCGGCGTTCCGTTTGAGCGCGGGCCGGACGACCTGAAGGATTTGCCGGCGTTCTTCGGCAAAGAGGGGCGCAAGCGCGACCTGAGCCGTTACGACATCCGGATTTTCGGCGAGATTGTGGACGCGCCCGACCTTTCGCCCGAAGCCGTCGTGGAGATGGCGCGCGTGCAGCGCGCCGACGGCGCCGATGTGGTGGATTTGGGGTTTTTGCCGGACACGCCGTTTCCGCACCTGAAAGACACGATTGCGCTGCTGAAAGAGGACGGCTTTGAAGTCAGCGTTGATTCGCTTGACGGCGCGCAACTGCTGGACGCGGCGCAAAGCGGCGCCGACTATCTGCTGAGCCTGAAGCGCGAGACGCTGTGGGTGGCCGACGAGACCGACGCGACGCCGATACTGATTCCGGATACGCCGCGGCAACTGGAAACGCTTTATGAATGCATGGACGCGCTGATTGCCAAAGGCAGGCGCTTTATCGCCGACCCGATTCTTGAGCCGATACACTGCGGTTTCAGCGATTCGCTGGCGCGCTACCACCAAACGCGGCGCGACTACCCCGGCGCCGAGATGATGATGGGCATCGGCAACCTGAGCGAACTGACGCACGCCGACAGCGCCGGCGTCAACGCGCTGCTGATTGGGGTGGCGTCGGAACTTCGCATCGGCCATATACTGACGACGCAGGTCAGCGAGCACTGTTGCAAGGCGATACGCGAGATTGACGCGGCGCGGCGCATCATGTTCGCCGCGCGCGAGGACAGCACGCCGCCGACCGGCTTCGACAACCGCCTGATGATGCTGCACGAACGCAAGCCCTTTCCCTACGACGACGACGAGATTGCGGCGTTTGCGGCGGGCGTTACCGACGCGGGCTTCCGGATACAGGTCAGCGAGAGCGGCATCCATGTATATAATCGCGACTTGCACAAGACCGCCGCCGACCCTTTTGAGTTCTACCCGGAACTGGATGTCGGG includes:
- a CDS encoding DUF6513 domain-containing protein, which codes for MEARTAPATPDPMSDPMPDTSDQTEHILFLTGKLARPSLLKVLEQMQPGEFTYTVRDLGLNVAALMTMAVIERRLTDTFGADRIVLPGRFRGDLDALAARFGVPFERGPDDLKDLPAFFGKEGRKRDLSRYDIRIFGEIVDAPDLSPEAVVEMARVQRADGADVVDLGFLPDTPFPHLKDTIALLKEDGFEVSVDSLDGAQLLDAAQSGADYLLSLKRETLWVADETDATPILIPDTPRQLETLYECMDALIAKGRRFIADPILEPIHCGFSDSLARYHQTRRDYPGAEMMMGIGNLSELTHADSAGVNALLIGVASELRIGHILTTQVSEHCCKAIREIDAARRIMFAAREDSTPPTGFDNRLMMLHERKPFPYDDDEIAAFAAGVTDAGFRIQVSESGIHVYNRDLHKTAADPFEFYPELDVGDDGGHAFYLGVELGRAQIAHLLGKRYNQDEELDWGCAVEKKQEDLTRFKEAGVTLKDSKKKKRGRRAAAKREQKPC